Proteins encoded within one genomic window of Aquarana catesbeiana isolate 2022-GZ linkage group LG03, ASM4218655v1, whole genome shotgun sequence:
- the CD9 gene encoding CD9 antigen, which translates to MFESDSSASSFYTGVYILIGAGALMMLVGFLGCCGAIQESECMLGLFFAFLLVIFAIEIAAGIWGFANKDKIVEELKTFYKDTYIKYQSSGSDPALKETMKTIQHGLNCCGLTGVFEAFLSDTCPSASLNMQSCPSAIETIFNTKFHIIGAVGIGIAAIMIFGMIFSMVLCCAIRNNREMV; encoded by the exons ATGTTTGAGTCTGATTCCAGTGCCAGTTCATTTTATACTG GGGTCTACATCCTAATTGGTGCAGGGGCTCTCATGATGTTGGTTGGTTTTCTCGGTTGCTGTGGTGCAATTCAGGAGTCCGAGTGCATGCTGGGATTG TTCTTTGCTTTCCTCCTGGTTATTTTCGCCATTGAGATTGCTGCTGGAATTTGGGGTTTTGCCAATAAGGACAAG attgtAGAAGAACTGAAGACTTTTTATAAGGACACTTATATCAAGTACCAATCATCAGGTTCAGATCCAGCTTTGAAGGAGACCATGAAGACCATCCAACATGGT TTGAACTGTTGTGGACTCACTGGGGTGTTTGAAGCTTTTCTTTCAGACACATGCCCTTCCGCCAGCTTGAATATGCAG TCTTGTCCAAGTGCAATCGAAACAATCTTCAACACCAAATTCCACATCATTGGAGCTGTTGGAATTGGAATTGCTGCCATCATG ATTTTTGGAATGATCTTTAGCATGGTCCTTTGTTGCGCAATCCGAAACAACAGGGAGATGGTATAA